The Actinobacillus equuli genome includes a window with the following:
- the ssb gene encoding single-stranded DNA-binding protein: MAGVNKVIIIGHLGQDPELRTMQNGEGVCSMSVATSESWTDQAGNKVTRTEWHKIVMYRKLAEIAGKYLRKGSQVYIEGKLQTRKWTDQNGVERYITEIIAGSMNMLGSSNQNQAQNNAGKQNKSQVMTEEEAREAQQVQNNFDDIPF; this comes from the coding sequence ATGGCAGGAGTAAATAAAGTAATCATTATCGGGCATTTGGGGCAAGACCCTGAATTACGCACAATGCAAAACGGCGAAGGGGTTTGTTCGATGTCGGTCGCTACGAGTGAGAGCTGGACCGACCAAGCCGGAAATAAAGTGACTCGTACGGAATGGCATAAAATTGTAATGTATCGAAAACTCGCCGAGATTGCCGGCAAATATTTGCGTAAAGGCTCGCAGGTTTATATTGAAGGGAAATTACAAACACGTAAATGGACCGACCAAAACGGCGTGGAACGTTATATTACAGAAATTATTGCCGGCAGTATGAATATGCTGGGTAGCTCGAATCAGAATCAAGCACAAAACAATGCTGGCAAACAGAATAAATCACAAGTGATGACGGAAGAAGAAGCTCGTGAAGCACAGCAAGTGCAGAATAATTTTGATGATATTCCGTTCTGA